In Thermanaerovibrio velox DSM 12556, the genomic stretch CTCCGCCAGGAAGGCCTCGATCTCCTCGGCCTCCGCGGGCATCTGGTCCTTGGTCCTGCGGTAAACCACCTTCACGGAGGCCCCAAGCCTCATGGCGGTCCTCGCGGCATCCATTGCGGTGTTGCCGCCGCCTATCACCAAAACCCTCTCTCCCACAGAAGGCCTCTCGCCCCTTGAGACCCGGTCCAGGAACTTGAGGGCCCCAAATACGCCCTCCGCATCCTCACCGGGGATACCCAACGGGCTGTCCACCGGGAAGCCGGTGGCCACGTAAACCCCCTGGAACTCCCCAAGGAGCGACTCCGGGGATCCCTTTACGGGGTGGTTGAAAAGGAACTCCACCCCCAGGGCCTTGACCCTCTCCAGGTCCTTCATCAGGGCATCCTTGGGCAGACGGAAGCTGGGGGCCAGCCCCATCATCCCCCCGGGCCTGTCGGAGGCCTCGAAGACCGTCACATTGAAGCCCATCATGGCAAGCTCCGCCGCGGCGGCTATCCCGGAGGGACCGGCGCCTATCACCGCCACCTTGACCCCGTTGGGCTCCGGGGCCTTCAGCAAGGCGTTCCCGTACCGCTCCGCCGCCCTCTTGAGGGCCCTTATGGCCACGGGCTCGTCTATCTGGTTCCTTGTACAGCGGTCCTGGCATCCGTGGGGGCAGACGTGGCCCGTCACCCCCGGCATGGGGTTCCTTCGAAGCACCGCTTCAAGGGCGCCGTCGAAGTCCCCCTTGGCTATGCGCCTAGCGTACATGGGGACCTCCTGGTTAACCGGGCAGGCGGCAGAACAGGGGGCCTCCACGCAGTCGAACATGCCAAGCGGCGAAGGGGACTTGGGGGGGACAACTTCAACGTAACGGTACTTGGGGTCCGCCAAGCTCCCCCTGGCCAGATCCTCCAGGGCCATGGGAGCGTCCTTGGCAAACTCCTCGAGGGAGGAACAACCCCTTTCCCTGAGGGCCCGCTCAAGGCTCCTTACGCAGGACGCCAGACGACCGTAACCACCGGGCTTCAGGATCTCAGAGGCTATGGTCACCGTCTTCACCCCGCAGGCGAAAAGCCGGTCCACGTTCTCCTGGTCCACCCCGGCGGAGAAGGACACCGGAAGGTCCGGGAAGTCCTTCCTTATCTTGTTGAACAGGTTAACCGCCAGTGGGAACAGGGGGCGCCCCGACATGTACATCTCACCGCCGGGCATGCGGCCCTTCCAGTTCTCCATGGCCAGGGTATTGGTGAGCTTGACCCCGAAGGTGACCCCCTTGCGGCGGGCAAGGTCCGAGAGGTTCCTGAGTATCTCCACCGCCTGGGGGTACTTAAGGTCATGCTCAAAGGCGGAGTCCGGTATGTGAAGCCTCTTGAAGCCAAGCGAGTCGTTCAGTATGGACCTCACCGTCTCGGCCCCGAGAAGCGTGGGGTTGAGCTTTACGAACACGTGGAGCCCCCGGTTTATGAGGTAAGAGGCTATCTTCTCTATCTCGTCGGGAGGACAGCCGTGCATGGTGGACAGGGTGCAGCCGGCGGATATCCTGGAGGGGACTTCGAGGTCCCCCATCTCGGGGAGGTACTCCTTGAGGATCTTAAGACACTTGGAGATCTCCTCCGAGGCGTCCTCCATGGATGCCATGAACTGCTGCATCCTGGGCTGGAGGATCCCCTCCATGTTGTACCCCACGCTCATGTTGAATATGGTCCCATCGGTTATGTCGTCCCATCCCAAAAGCCGGGGGAGCAGGTGGACCAGGACCCAAGCCCTGGCGTACTCCGCCGCGGAGCGCTCAAGCTTGAGCTCCTGGGACCACTCCACGTTATAGCCCTCGTCCTCCATGTCTATGCAGGGCCGCTCGATCACCAGCTCGTCCATTATCTGCACCGTCTTGAGCTCCATGTAGCGGGCTCCGCAGAGCCACGCGGACACTATGTTCTGAACCAGCTGGGTGTGGGGGCCCGCGGCGGGACCTATGGGGGTGTGAAGCTTGTCACCGAAGAGCCGGCTCACCATGGGGGAACCCGCATCGGGCTTGAAGAACATGGCCTTGGGTATCCCGTATATGGATCCCCTGGTTCGGTACTCCTCCAGTATCCAGTTCAGGTGCTCCTCAAAAGTCAAGGGACGCATGTAGTCTTTCATGGCTTACCTCCTAGGATGCCAAGGGCATGAGAAAAGCAAAGGACGAAGACCAAATCCCTAGAAACGCTCCCAAACCTTCACCGCCCGCTCCCTGGCCCTGGCCATGATCTCCTTGGGATCCAGGGTGGTGAAGTTCCTGTCCTTGTAGAGCACCTTCCCGTCCGCCACGGTGTGGACCACGTGGGACGTCAAGGGCCCGAACAATAGATGCCCGTTCACGTTCTGATGGCTCAGAGGGGTGGGCGGGTCGTAGTCGAACACCACCAGGTCCGCAGCCCAGCCCTCCTTTAGAACCCCCCGCTTAACCGAGAAGTAGCGGTTGGCTATCTCGAAGTTGTTCTGGAAGAGTATGGTTGGCATCTCACCCCAGCCAACGTTGGGATGCCCCACCGAGTGCTTCACCAGGGCGTTCGCCATGGCGTAGGACCTAAGCATGTCGCACACGTAGCCGTCGGTGCCAAGCCCCAGGAGGATGCCCCTCTCGGTCATCTTGAGCACCTTGGCGGCCCCCACCGCGTTGCCCATGTTGGACTCCGGGTTGTGCACCACCGCGGTATTGGTGTCCTTGAGGATCTCCATCTCCTCGTCGTCCACGTGGATGCAGTGGATAGCCATGGACTTGGGCCCCAAAAGGCCGAACCGGCGGAACCGATCCACTATGCTGAGGCCGTGGCGGCGCCGGCACTCGGGCTCATCGGTCTGACCCTCCGCCACGTGGACGTGGAAGCCCTGGTAGTCACCGGAGGAGGCGCAGAGATCAAGGGTCTTATCCGAAAGGGTGAGGGACGCGTGAAGCCCGAAGGTCCCGGCTATCCTGCGCCGGTCTCCCCGATTGGCATGGTCTATGAACTCCCGGTTCTCCTTTATGCCCTCCAGCGCCTTGTCCTCCCCGTCCCGGTCGGACACCTCGTAGCACAGGCAGGCGGAGAGCCCCATGCGCTCCACCGCCTCGGCTATGGCGAAAAGGCTGCCGGTTATGGCGTTGGGGCTGGCGTGATGATCCAACATGCAGGTGCAGCCGCACCTTATGGCCTCGAGCAGGCACACCTCCGCGGAGACCTTCACGTCCTCAACGTCAAGGGCCTTGTCAAGGCGCCACCAGAGCCTCTCCAGGACCTGAACGAAGTCCGCGGCGGGCTCTCCTCCCTTACCGCCGAAGCCCCTTACCAATGCGCTGTAATAGTGCATGTGGGCGTTTATGAGCCCAGGATGCACAAGCCCTCCCCGGGCGTCCAGGAACTCCGCATCACCATGCCTGGCCTTCAGCTCATCGGTGGGGCCCACCTCAACTATCAACCCCTGGTCACACAGCACCGCCCCGTCTGCCAGGAACGGCCTGTCAGGATCCCTGGTAACAAGACGCCCGTTTCCCACTAGAAGCATGTCTTCCCCTCCCAGCTTTATGCCTAACGCTAAGCACCGCCTAAAGGTCACAGGGCGGCGGGCCCGTCAGGGGTCCGCCGAAACGACACAGCTACAACCCCCTAGGGCCTCGGGAGATGTCCAACCGTGGGAAACTCCCCGTCCCACACCACGGACCTGTAGCGATCCGGGTCGGTGTCCCCCTCGGTGCTGAACAGGAGAACCCGGGAGGAGGAATCCAATCCCAAGGCACCCCGGAGATCCTTAAGCTCCTCCTTGCCCATGAGGTACCCAAGAAGCCCCGCGGTCACCGCCCCGGACTCGCCGGAGACCACCTTCTGGTCCCCCTCCAGGGGGTTGCCAAGGACCCTCATGCCCCTGGCGGCCACGTAATCGGGGCATGAAACAAAGGCCGCCGCGTAGTCCCTAAGTATCTCGTAGCCGATTATGTTGACCTCGCCGCAGGCGAGCCCCGCCATCAGGGTGAAGAGGTCCCCCCCAACCGCCCTGGGCTTACCGTCCCCCGCCAAGGCGGACTCGTAGTAGCAGGCGGCGGCACTGGCCTCCACCACAACCACCTTGGGGGCCGACTCGCCAAACCGAGCCCTTAGCACCCCCTGCACCGCCCCGGCCAAGGAGCCCACACCCGCCTGGATGAACACGTGGGTGGGCATATCCTCTCCCTTGGCCTTCAGCTGATCCAGGGCCTCCACCACCATAGTCCCGTAACCCTGCATTATCCACAGGGGGATGTCCGTGTAGCCCTCCCAAGCGGTATCCTGAACCACCACCCAACCGTGCTTCCGGGCCTGCTGGTCCGTGTAGCGCACCGCGTCGTCGTAGTTCATGTCCAGTATCTCCGCATGGGCCCCCTCACCCCGTATCTTCTCAAGCCGGAACTGGGCGGACCCCTTGGGCATGTAGACCACCGCCTTCTGGCGAAGCATCCTGGCGGTCCAGGCCACACCGCGGCCGTGGTTGCCGTCCGTGGTGGTGGCAAAGGTTATGTCCCCCAGCTTGGACTTCACCTCGTCGCTGGTGAGCACCTCAAAGGGAAGCTCCGATATGTCCTTCCCCAAGAGCTTCGCCAGGTGCATGGCGATGGCGTAGCACCCCCCAAGGACCTTGAAGGCCTTAAGGCCGAAGCGATGGGACTCGTCCTTAACGTGAAGGGCCCCAAGCCCAAGCCGCTTCGCCAAACTGGGCAGGGAAGCCAAGGGGGTCGGCTCGTAACCCGGCATGGTGGAGTGGAAGCCCACCACCTTGCTCATCTCCTCCGGGGAGAAGTGATCCACCGGAGCGCTCCTCCTCATACCCCTCTCAGGACCGTTTACCACGTAACGAATCTCCTCCAAAATAAACACCTCCAAGGGGTCAGCTGCCCCTGAGATACCTGTATATGGTCTGTTCCGAAACCTCCAGGCGCCTTGCGGCCTCCGCCACCGCTCCCTTGAGGAGGAATATCCCCTTCTTGTCCAGCTCCTCGACCACGGACTTCTTCTCCTCCGCGGTCATCCGGGAGGGGGGGATGCCCCTGGAACTCAACACCTGGTCCATCTGCTGGTGCATTAGGTTTTCTATGGAGAAATGGATGGGATGAGGCGGGGATGCTTCCTCCCCGTTCTTGGATATGTTGAGGAACGACCCCAATACCTTGTACGCGTCCTGTATGCGGGAGATGTCGAGGTTTATGGAGAGCATGGCCACCGGCTCCCCGGTGGACGGATCCTTTATGAACAGGGAAGACAGCCTTAAGGGACGTCCATCCTCCAGCACGCCTTTGTAGTTGACCTTGTAGGGCTGCCCCTTGGATTCCCGGAGCACCTCCAGGGCATAGTCGGTGAGGGAGTCCCCCTCCCGGCGGCCCGATATGTGGCCGTTCCTTATGGCCACCACCGAATGCTCCGGATCCCTGAGATCGTGAAGCACCACCTCCGCAAGGTCACCTAAGACCTCCGCCAAGAAGTCCACCATGGGCCTTGCAATCTCAATGATCTCGTCCGAGGACATGGGACCACCCCGTAGATGGGAATTTTTTATCGTGATGTTTTTTTCTTTTCGTCAACCTTATACACCATTGCGCTTCTCGTGTCAATGTCCCCAGGGGGTATCGTTTTCAGCAAATTCTGCTACATTGTCCAGCCCAAGCCCCAAGCACCAATGGGTCTTGCGGATCAGCACCAGGATTAGGATTTGAAGCGCTGGAAGGGATTTTCAACGTAGCTACCCGATCCCAAGCATCACCGCAGAAAAGCCGGGCAGGACCCAGGCTGGCCCCGAGCATCTCACAGCGGACCGTGTTAAAAAAGCAAAAACGCGGGGCGGGGTATCACCCCGCCCCGCTTGAGATGCCTTAGATCTGGATCAAAGCCCAAGAAAGGCCAAACTACTTCATCGAAACCCCTATACCCCTCTCCTCCGGGGTGCCGGGGATGAGGCTGTCGCAGATGGCGGCGCATATGCCCGCCACCGCCATGGGGGTCTTCAAGATGGCCCACACCATGCCACCAAGGGTGGAAAGGAGCTGTCCATAGGCGGGGTCCATGAAGAGCATCTGGTTCTTCTCCACCCAACCGGGAAGCCCCAGGGCCATGAGGAACGCAAAGCCCACTATGACCACGTTCCTCTGGCTCCCCATGTCCGCCCTCATGAGGGTCTGGATGCCCAAGGCACCTATCACACCGAACAGGGAGATGTAAGCACCGCCTATCACGGGGGAGGGCATGGTGGCTATGAGCCCCCCAAGCTTGCCTATGAAGCTCAGGAGGATCAGGATTACCGCCCCGGTGCGGACCACGTAGCGGCTCGCAACCCCCGTGAGCCCTATGAGCCCTATGTTCTCCGTGTAGGACGTGGTACCCACGGAACCGAACACGCCGGAAAGGGCACAGTTAAGCCCCTCGGCCCCTATGCCCCGGCTTATCATGTCAGGGGTGGGATCGTCCAAACCGGACACGTAGGAACAGGAGTGATAGTCCCCGATGGACTCGATCATCACCGCGAAGAACCCGGCCAAAAGGGCACCAAAGGTTAGAAGGCTGAACTTGGGCATACCCCAGGGGAACAGCACGTTGAAACGGAACCACGGGGCAGACGCCACCTTGCTGAGATCGATGTACGCCGGATGCCCCGGGGCGAAGATGCCCATGAGGGACGCCACAAGGCAGATGAGGTAGGCGATCACGACGGACCCAAGGACCGCAAATATGTTGGCGTACCGGTTCTTGCTCACCAGGCTGAAAATCATGATGAGGGCCACCACAAGCAGCGATATGGGCCAGTAGTTGGCGGCGTTGAACTGGATGGCCACCGGCGCCAGGGAGAACCCTATGGCCATGATGACCGGCCCTATGACCACCGGGGTTATGACCTTCCTGATCACTCCGACTATGCGGCTGTAGCCTATGAAGGACAACAGCAGACCACCGGCTATGAGACCCCCTCCCACGTACTGCATGACCACGTTGGGACCCATGGCCTTGTAGGCCCCTATTATGGTCATTATCGAAGGGATGAAGCTGAAGCTGGAGCCCTGTACTATGGGAAGCCCGGTGCCAAGCTTGGGGTTGGTCTGAATCAGCGTGGCAACCCCCATGCCGAAGTAGACGCAGGATATGAACGCCCCTATCTGAAGGGTGTCCATCCCCATGGCGGGACCGAATATCAAGGGCACCAACGTAGTGGCGCCAAAAAGGGTCAGCACGTGCTGAGCCCCCGCAAGGATCATTATGGGTAGCGGCGGCTTGTCGGTAAGACCGTAAACTATCTGCTTCCTCGCCATCTCATAAAACCCCCTCTCCAGTTCTCTCTCAAGCTAAACCCAGGTTCCACGTCCAACCGTAACCCTTCTCCCTCTAAACCACCACCTTCTAAACTTCTAAAATTTCAGAACAGCGATCTTGCCATAAAGGGGGCGAGACGACCCGCCCCCCAAGGCCCGCAACCAAGCCCATAAGGCCCTAGAGCCACTCCTTTATGGCCTTCCGATAGTTCTGCTCCTGCACGTACGGGTACTCCCAAAGGTCAGTCTCCCCGTTCTTCGCCATCTGGATCGCCTTGTACACCCTCTCCTTGGAGAACGGATAGGAGTGTATGCGAATGCCCAAAGCATCGTAAAGGGCGTTGTCTATGGCCGGCGCGGGGGATATCATCGAGTGTTCCCCTATACCACGGTTGCCGTAGGGAGACAGCTCCTCCGGGGTCTCCTCCCAGAAGATGTCCATTTTGTCCGGCAGGTCCATGGTGGTGCTCATCTTGTAGTCCGTGAAGTCCGGGGTGAGGAGCTTACCCTTCTCATCGTAGTACATTCCCTCCAGTAGCCCCGCGGATATGCCCTGGATGGTGCCTCCCTCTATCTGTCCCCGCACGTTTATGGGGCTTATGGCCTTGCCCACGTCGTAGCCCGCCGCCACGTTGTTCACCACCACCTCACCGGTGGCAGGGTCAACCTCGATGTCGATGCCCACGGCCCCCACGGTGAAGTGAACCACGCTCTTGGGCGACTGGCCGGTCTCCGGATCCGGGTACACCACGTCCGGCGGGACGAAGGTCCCGGTACCTATCACCGGCCCTCCCACATGCTCCCCATCGGGCATGTGGAAACCGTTCTGGATACGCTCGTCCAGCCTCTCCGCCTTCCCAAGCTTGCGGCACTTCACCACTCCGTGCTCTATGGTTATAGCCTCGGGCTCCACCTGCCAATAACGGGAGAAGAGGGAGAGTATCTTCTCCCGGGCGTCCACCGCCGCCCGCTTCACCGCCATGCCCATGGACCAGCAGGATCGGCTCGCCACGGTCTGCCAGTCATAGGGATGGCTCTGGGTATCCGGGTAGTAGCACTTCACGCTCTCAATGGGAACCCCGAGCTCCTCGCACACCATCTGGGCGTAGGCGGTGTAGGCCCCCTGCCCCATGTCCATGGTGGCCGCCAAAACCTCAACGGTTCCGTCCCCCAATACCTTGACTATGGCGCTGCTCGCCGCGTCCGCCGGCATGGCGGGGGCCTTTATGGCCAACGCAAATCCCTTACCCCTCTTCCAGCCGGGACGCTTCGGCGGCTCCTTCTCCCCAAGCTTTATCTTCTCAACCACCTTGGCAACTATCTTGTCCAGCGCGTGGTTGTGCATGGGCATGCCGGTACAGGTGGGAAGCCCGGGCCTAAGCATGTTCTTCAGCCTGAACTCGATGGGGTCCATGCCTATCTTATTGGCCGCTATGTCTATTATGACCTCCATGGCCCCCATGAGCTCCGGAAGCCCAAAGCCCCGGTAAGCCCCACCAAAGGGCTTGTTGGTGTACACCGCATAGCTGTCGGTCCACACGTTAGGCACGTAGTAGCAGCCGGTGGAGGTGTAACCGGCGCTGCGCACCGGGTTGGCCCCGTACTCCGCGGAAACTCCGGTGTCGAAGAAGAAGGTGTTCTTTATCGCCTGGATCTTCCCTTCCTTGTCTATCCCCAGCTTTATCTTCGCCACGTAGCCCTGACGCACCCAGGAGGAGATCAAAACCTCCTCCCGGGGGATGTGAAGCTTCACCGGACGACCCTTTATGTCCGGATCCATGGCGGCGGAAAGACACATGGACTCTATTGTCATCCCCGCCTTGCCGCCAAAACCACCCCCTATCGGAGGGGCTATGACCCTTATCTTGTGAAGCGGATACCCAAGCCCCTTTGCTATTATCTCCCTCACCGCAAAGGCGGACTGGGCGGAGCTCCATATGGTCAGGTCCCCCGTGGCGGGATCCTCCTGGCAGATGCAGCAGTGGGGCTCCAAGAACCCGTGGGCTATCTGAGGACAGGTCACCGCCTCCTCAATGATGTACTCACACTCCGCGAAGGCCTTCTCCACATCGCCCCGGCGAATCCTGAACCAGTTGGCTATGTTGGTCCCCGGCTGGGGCGTAAGGTACGGCACGTGCTCGTAACTTCCAAGCTCGGGGTGCACCAACACGGAGTTGTCCGTGGCGGCCTTCACGGGATCGAACACCGCGGGCAGCTCCCGGTACGTGGCCTTGACCTTCAGCATGCCCTCCTCCGCCGCCTCCTCGGTCTCCGCCACCACCAGCGCTATGGGCTCCCCAACGTAACGAACCTTGCCGACCGCCAGAGGGGTGCGGTCCTGAAGGTAGAGCCCGAAATGGTGGACGAACATGTCACCGGTTATAACCTTCACCACCCCAGGGACCTTCATGGCCTCGGAGGTGTCTATGGAGACTATCTCACCGTGGGCTATGGTGGACCTGGCAGCCCGGGCGTGCAAAAGCTCCGGACCAAACCGGAGGTCATCCGCAAACCTCAAGGTCCCCGCCGCCTTCTCCTCGTCGAACTTCCTGGTCACCCAGGTTCCAACCCCATGGTTGGTAACGGTCTGCTTCATGGCGATCCTCCCCTCATGCTCCGCAGCAGGACATCATCTTCGCCGCCTTGCGCACCGCCCGGAATATGCCCTCGTAGCCGGTGCAGCGGCAAAGGTTACCGGAAAGGGCCACCTTCATCTCCTGGTCCGTGGGGTTGGGGTTCCTCTTGAGAAGGTCGTACACCGCAAGGACCATCCCGGGGGTGCAGAAACCGCACTGGATGGCCCCCTCCTCTATGAAGGCCTGCTGAACCGGGTGCAGCTTGCCGTCCTTGGACACCAGCCCCTCAGCGGTCATCACCTCCCGGCCTTCCGCCTCCTGGGCCAAGACCATGCAGGACTTCTGAAGCTTCCCGTCCATTATCACCGTACAGGTGCCGCACTCCCCCTCCTCGCAACCCCTCTTAACGCTGGTTACCCCGTAATCCCTAAGGGCCCGAAGAAGGGTCGTCCTGGGCTCCACTTCCATGGTCACCGGCTTTCCGTTCAAGGTGAAGCTTATGGTCTTCTTAGACATCTGGAACAGCCCCCCTAAAGACTCTCAAGGCACTTCCTTATCGCCCTGGCGGTGAGCTCACCCACCATGGAAAGGCGATACTCCCGGCTGGCCCGCACGTCGGTTATGGGGTTCACCGCCCCCTTGGCCTCCTCGCATACCCTGGCCATAAGCTTGTCGTCCACGTCTAAAACCCCGTCCAGCAAGGCCTCCGCCCTTACCGCCCTCACCGGCACCGGGGAGACCGCCCCGTAGGACAGCCGATACTTCCTGCCGGAAGGACCATCAGTCACAAGACAGGCCACCCCCACCTGCGCCAGGTCCAAGGCGTTGCGCCGCCCAAGCTTGATGTAGCAGCCCGCGGAAGGCCCCTCCGGAACCGGAAGGGTTATCCTGGTGACCACCTCCCCGGGCTTAAGGACGTTGCGCCTGGGACCGGTTATGAACTCCATGATCGGGACCCGCCTCTCCCCGTGGTGGGACGCCACGTGGACAACCCCCTCGTATACACAGGTGGGGGGGATCATGTCCCCGGAAGGAACGGAAGAACATATGTTCCCCACGTAGGTGGCCTTGTTCCTTATGATGTGGTCCGAGTGGGACATGGCGGCATCCACCAGGGCGGGGTAAAGCTCCCTGGCCTTGGGGAAGGACGCCAGCTCGTTGAGGGTCACACAGGCCCCCACCGATAGGCCCTCCTCAGGGGTAAACTCGATCCCCTGAAGCTCGTCTATGAGGCTCAGATCCACCACCAGCTTGGGCTGGATCACATGCTTCTTCATCCAGACGAGAAGGTCCGTGCCGCCGTTCTTGGCCCAAGCCCCATCCTTCTCCAGAAGCTTCATGGCCTCCGCCAAGGTGGCGGGACGCTCTAGCTCAAAGGACAGCATAAAGTCACACCCCCATCTTCAAAAAAAGGGGCGCCCTAAAATAGGAACGCCCCGTGAAATACATCTACTCCTCGACGAAAGCCACGATGCGGCTTATGCAGGACTCGCCGCCCTCAAAACGCCAGGGGAAGCAGCCGATGGTAACCCGCTTGCCGGAGAGCAGGTCGATGTCCCCGCCGAGACACTCGGCATGAATTATGTTGTGGGGGAACAGATCGATGTGCATGAGCTGGTAGTCCTCCGGCGGGAAGAAATCGTCCAGCCCCTTGCCGTACTTCTCCTTGAGATGCTTGTCCGCCATCTTGGCGTGATAGGGCATCCACTCCCGGATCTTGGTGTTCATGGGGTGATCCGCGGATCCGCAGTCAACCCCTATCCACTTTATCTTCCTCTTCTTGCACCACTGGGCGAACTCAGAGGTGGGACCGGGGTGCATGACCATGTACCTCACCTCGTCCGCCTCAGGCTGGTCCCAGCCGTAGCGGTGGTAACCGGTGTTGATGATCAGTATGTCCCCGTCGTGAACCTCCGCCCGCTCCTCTATGTCCTTGCTGGTGTATATGCCGTAGTCCTCCGCGATGTCCCTTATGTCCACCACCACGCCAGGGCCGATGAGGAAATCCTTCAGCTCCAGGCTAGCTATGTCGCAGCCGTGGGTGCAGAAGTGCAGGGGACCATCCAGGTGGGTTCCCACGTGGTTGGAGTGGGTCAGCAACTGACCGTTGGCCCCGTTGGGGGCTAAACGCTTGAAGAACTTTATCTGCAGCGGCTCGTAGGTGGGCCACGCAGGAGTGAGATGGCTTATGGGGATGGTGAGATCGTAAACCTTTATGTTGCCCCAGTTCTTAAGTTCCCAGTTAGCGCTCATGTTCATTCCTCCTCTTCATTTTTATGGCCTAGAGAAAGCCCAAAGGGCTTGGACTCCGAAGACTCAAAACCTTGAATCTAAGTGGCCTGTCTACTCCCCGTACTTCTCCACGAAGGCCTCCGCCGCCTTTATGAAGGCCTCGGCGGGCATGCGAACTATGCCGGCACCCACCTGCCCCCGTCCAGGCTCCTTGTGGGCCGCCCCGGTGTCCAGAACCGGGGTGATCCCGGTCTCCGCCACCTTGAGGATGTCTATCCCCGTGGGGGTGCCCCGGAAGTTAAGGGAGGGGATGGAGTAGACGTTGTTCTCCCCAAGGGTTATCTCGTACATCTCCAGGGTGTACTTAGCCGCGTCCTCCGGGGTACCGCCTATGAACTGCACTATGGCGGGGGCCGCCGCCAAGGCGAAACCGCCTACCCCAAGGGTCTCCATGATGGCACTGTCCCCGATGTCCCGGTTGACATCGTCCTTGGTGTACCCGGGGAAGAGAAGCACATCGGGCAGGGCGGCCTCGCAGGTAAACCACTGCTTCCCAAGCCCTGAGACCTGTATGCCCATCTCGGTGCCGTTCCGGGCCATCACGGTCACCAGGGAAGACCCCTCCACCTCGTGGGCCGCCTCGGTGCTGGCCTTGGCGGCCGCCATGGCTATGTTGAGGAAGAAGTGGTCGTTCTTGTCGATGAACCGCACCACCTCCGCCAGATCCCGGCAGTTTGGGACCGCCTCTATCATGAACGGCACCACCGCCCGAAGGAACAGGCTGGTGCCC encodes the following:
- the ygfK gene encoding putative selenate reductase subunit YgfK, coding for MKDYMRPLTFEEHLNWILEEYRTRGSIYGIPKAMFFKPDAGSPMVSRLFGDKLHTPIGPAAGPHTQLVQNIVSAWLCGARYMELKTVQIMDELVIERPCIDMEDEGYNVEWSQELKLERSAAEYARAWVLVHLLPRLLGWDDITDGTIFNMSVGYNMEGILQPRMQQFMASMEDASEEISKCLKILKEYLPEMGDLEVPSRISAGCTLSTMHGCPPDEIEKIASYLINRGLHVFVKLNPTLLGAETVRSILNDSLGFKRLHIPDSAFEHDLKYPQAVEILRNLSDLARRKGVTFGVKLTNTLAMENWKGRMPGGEMYMSGRPLFPLAVNLFNKIRKDFPDLPVSFSAGVDQENVDRLFACGVKTVTIASEILKPGGYGRLASCVRSLERALRERGCSSLEEFAKDAPMALEDLARGSLADPKYRYVEVVPPKSPSPLGMFDCVEAPCSAACPVNQEVPMYARRIAKGDFDGALEAVLRRNPMPGVTGHVCPHGCQDRCTRNQIDEPVAIRALKRAAERYGNALLKAPEPNGVKVAVIGAGPSGIAAAAELAMMGFNVTVFEASDRPGGMMGLAPSFRLPKDALMKDLERVKALGVEFLFNHPVKGSPESLLGEFQGVYVATGFPVDSPLGIPGEDAEGVFGALKFLDRVSRGERPSVGERVLVIGGGNTAMDAARTAMRLGASVKVVYRRTKDQMPAEAEEIEAFLAEGGAILELASPEEIIVEGGVVKGLLCRRNRLGEPGPDGRPRPVATDETFRLDCDSVIAAIGQSQGNVIFDCSSLDLSDGKVKVRPSYLTSVPGVYAGGDLVRGPKTVIAACADGRSAARSMALALGVPVNGEVPQELLTEDEIEEMKLRRSVKVRSHREARREGRDFDLFELPLSREEAVEEARRCLSCDVVCDKCVDVCPNRANVSVRVVPSEALVPVFRCDGDRVAEAPARYVAIRQDRQIVHVEDLCNRCGNCETFCVHQDGKPYEAKPRLFLGQDGMVKEEDNAVAAGEGVIVWKDGGIRCTLERTFSGWCYEDPFIRVELTQAFRPVKVAAKSFFEGERSLELAFKMKVLLEGMEESGSYLLVNGDSAL
- the ssnA gene encoding putative aminohydrolase SsnA; amino-acid sequence: MLLVGNGRLVTRDPDRPFLADGAVLCDQGLIVEVGPTDELKARHGDAEFLDARGGLVHPGLINAHMHYYSALVRGFGGKGGEPAADFVQVLERLWWRLDKALDVEDVKVSAEVCLLEAIRCGCTCMLDHHASPNAITGSLFAIAEAVERMGLSACLCYEVSDRDGEDKALEGIKENREFIDHANRGDRRRIAGTFGLHASLTLSDKTLDLCASSGDYQGFHVHVAEGQTDEPECRRRHGLSIVDRFRRFGLLGPKSMAIHCIHVDDEEMEILKDTNTAVVHNPESNMGNAVGAAKVLKMTERGILLGLGTDGYVCDMLRSYAMANALVKHSVGHPNVGWGEMPTILFQNNFEIANRYFSVKRGVLKEGWAADLVVFDYDPPTPLSHQNVNGHLLFGPLTSHVVHTVADGKVLYKDRNFTTLDPKEIMARARERAVKVWERF
- the dpaL gene encoding diaminopropionate ammonia-lyase; this encodes MEEIRYVVNGPERGMRRSAPVDHFSPEEMSKVVGFHSTMPGYEPTPLASLPSLAKRLGLGALHVKDESHRFGLKAFKVLGGCYAIAMHLAKLLGKDISELPFEVLTSDEVKSKLGDITFATTTDGNHGRGVAWTARMLRQKAVVYMPKGSAQFRLEKIRGEGAHAEILDMNYDDAVRYTDQQARKHGWVVVQDTAWEGYTDIPLWIMQGYGTMVVEALDQLKAKGEDMPTHVFIQAGVGSLAGAVQGVLRARFGESAPKVVVVEASAAACYYESALAGDGKPRAVGGDLFTLMAGLACGEVNIIGYEILRDYAAAFVSCPDYVAARGMRVLGNPLEGDQKVVSGESGAVTAGLLGYLMGKEELKDLRGALGLDSSSRVLLFSTEGDTDPDRYRSVVWDGEFPTVGHLPRP
- a CDS encoding helix-turn-helix transcriptional regulator, with the translated sequence MSSDEIIEIARPMVDFLAEVLGDLAEVVLHDLRDPEHSVVAIRNGHISGRREGDSLTDYALEVLRESKGQPYKVNYKGVLEDGRPLRLSSLFIKDPSTGEPVAMLSINLDISRIQDAYKVLGSFLNISKNGEEASPPHPIHFSIENLMHQQMDQVLSSRGIPPSRMTAEEKKSVVEELDKKGIFLLKGAVAEAARRLEVSEQTIYRYLRGS
- a CDS encoding uracil-xanthine permease family protein, translated to MARKQIVYGLTDKPPLPIMILAGAQHVLTLFGATTLVPLIFGPAMGMDTLQIGAFISCVYFGMGVATLIQTNPKLGTGLPIVQGSSFSFIPSIMTIIGAYKAMGPNVVMQYVGGGLIAGGLLLSFIGYSRIVGVIRKVITPVVIGPVIMAIGFSLAPVAIQFNAANYWPISLLVVALIMIFSLVSKNRYANIFAVLGSVVIAYLICLVASLMGIFAPGHPAYIDLSKVASAPWFRFNVLFPWGMPKFSLLTFGALLAGFFAVMIESIGDYHSCSYVSGLDDPTPDMISRGIGAEGLNCALSGVFGSVGTTSYTENIGLIGLTGVASRYVVRTGAVILILLSFIGKLGGLIATMPSPVIGGAYISLFGVIGALGIQTLMRADMGSQRNVVIVGFAFLMALGLPGWVEKNQMLFMDPAYGQLLSTLGGMVWAILKTPMAVAGICAAICDSLIPGTPEERGIGVSMK